From one Brevinematia bacterium genomic stretch:
- the der gene encoding ribosome biogenesis GTPase Der: MKLKIVSIVGKPNTGKSSLFNTFVGRGKAIVYDKPGTTIDINREIVELDGVRFILQDTGGYMTEKSGFSEIPHRLTLRVKHLLEKAVEESSLILFTVEFNNVTFLDYELASLLRKYYDKVKLVVTKVDTVHQRIMVSDDVYKLGFKNIFFVSSKTKYGFDELVESVRMFILETSEGMFERDSRTEVKVAIVGRINVGKSTIMNELVGNERVMVDDKPGTTRDSVDDFVEKDNALVRLTDTAGFRRSIFKLEPIEKFGIERTENAIRNADVVIVVIDGKEGVTKQDKKVLRIVVENYKPFVIAVNKMDLVVGKDKLSDKVEMGRYHSAFVDFISRTFENVKGVPVILTSAKERYNIDLLLSQAFDVFRKSMKRISTGVVNRKLREVIPQFFSGEVSTKLRIYYITQVEVGPPTFVVFVNKREHFKKHFENFLKRKIVEIFDFGGVPIKIEVREKVRSKV, translated from the coding sequence ATGAAGCTAAAGATTGTCTCAATAGTTGGTAAACCAAATACTGGTAAATCTTCACTTTTTAATACTTTTGTTGGTAGGGGCAAAGCAATAGTTTATGACAAACCTGGAACTACTATTGATATAAACCGAGAGATTGTTGAGCTTGATGGGGTAAGGTTTATTCTTCAGGATACGGGTGGATATATGACAGAGAAAAGTGGTTTTTCTGAAATACCGCATAGGCTGACGCTTAGAGTTAAGCATCTTCTTGAAAAAGCAGTGGAAGAGTCCTCGCTGATACTCTTTACGGTTGAGTTTAACAATGTGACATTCCTTGATTATGAGCTTGCTAGCTTGCTTAGAAAGTATTACGATAAGGTAAAGTTGGTTGTAACTAAGGTTGATACGGTACATCAGAGGATTATGGTTTCTGATGATGTATACAAGTTAGGTTTTAAAAACATTTTCTTTGTTTCATCTAAGACTAAATACGGTTTTGATGAGCTGGTTGAGAGTGTGAGAATGTTTATACTTGAGACTAGTGAGGGAATGTTTGAAAGAGACTCTAGGACTGAGGTTAAGGTTGCTATAGTAGGTAGGATAAATGTGGGCAAGTCTACAATTATGAATGAGCTTGTTGGAAATGAGAGAGTGATGGTAGATGACAAGCCTGGGACTACGAGGGATAGTGTTGATGATTTTGTTGAAAAGGATAATGCTTTAGTGAGACTTACGGATACTGCAGGGTTTAGAAGAAGTATTTTCAAGCTGGAACCTATTGAGAAGTTTGGTATTGAGAGGACAGAAAATGCTATAAGGAACGCAGATGTTGTGATTGTGGTTATAGATGGTAAAGAAGGTGTTACAAAACAAGATAAGAAAGTTTTGAGGATAGTAGTTGAGAATTATAAGCCATTTGTGATAGCGGTGAATAAGATGGATCTAGTTGTTGGGAAAGATAAACTTAGTGATAAAGTTGAAATGGGAAGGTATCACTCTGCATTTGTGGACTTTATTTCAAGAACTTTTGAGAATGTTAAAGGTGTACCAGTTATTTTGACTTCTGCCAAGGAGAGATACAATATTGATTTATTGCTTAGTCAAGCTTTTGATGTTTTTAGAAAGTCTATGAAAAGGATCTCAACAGGTGTTGTAAATAGGAAGCTTAGGGAGGTTATCCCTCAGTTTTTCAGCGGTGAAGTATCTACTAAGCTAAGGATATACTACATTACTCAGGTAGAAGTTGGTCCGCCGACATTTGTGGTATTTGTTAATAAAAGAGAACACTTTAAGAAACACTTTGAGAACTTTCTAAAAAGAAAGATAGTGGAAATATTTGACTTTGGTGGGGTTCCTATAAAAATAGAGGTCAGAGAGAAGGTGAGAAGTAAGGTTTAG